In the genome of Oncorhynchus tshawytscha isolate Ot180627B unplaced genomic scaffold, Otsh_v2.0 Un_contig_5766_pilon_pilon, whole genome shotgun sequence, one region contains:
- the LOC112240493 gene encoding N-acetylglucosamine-6-sulfatase → MTSIRLNLPTLLNCLLICVTLLLNNRCCVVAKWYHRPNVVLILTDDLDVVIGGMTPLNKTKKLIGEAGITFTNAFVASPLCCPSRASILTGKYPHNHHVINNTLEGNCSSTAWQKTQEPKTFPALLQAYAGYQTFFAGKYLNQYGNPDAGGVEHVPLGWDYWVGLERNSRYYNYTLSVNGKPKKHGGNYSEDYLTDVLTNMSLDFLQYKSNYRPFFMMVSTPAPHAPWTPAPQYQDRFQDLKAPRDPNFNVHGKDKHWLIRQAKTPMTNSSIELLDEAYRKRWRTLLSVDDLVEKVVKRLEVRGELDNTYIIFTSDNGYHTGQFSLPLDKRQLYESDIRVPLLIRGPNIKPNQTTGLAVQNVDLGPTILDMAGYNVSKTAMDGMSFLSVLEGSVNSTMWRTDFLVEYEGEGSNVSDPACPLLGPGVSVCFPDCVCEDSFNNTYACVRTVAPSANLQYCEFDDNEVFVEVYNITVDPYQLINLAKTIDQEVLEKMNHRLMMLQSCSGQSCRTPGVYDTRYTFDPHLMFSNRSHRRNRLRRA, encoded by the exons ACCCCACTGAACAAGACCAAGAAGCTGATTGGTGAAGCAGGGATCACCTTTACCAACGCT TTTGTAGCCAGCCCACTGTGCTGTCCCAGCAGAGCCAGCATCCTAACAGGAAAGTATCCTCATAACCACCATGTGATCAACAACACTCTGGAGGGGAACTGCAGCAGCACGGCCTGGCAGAAGACCCAGGAGCCCAAGACCTTCCCTGCTCTACTGCAGGCCTACGCTGGTTACCAGACCTTCTTCGCTGGGAAGTACCTGAACCAG TATGGAAACCCAGATGCAGGAGGAGTGGAGCACGTTCCTCTGGGATGGGACTACTGGGTCGGACTG GAGAGGAACTCTCGGTACTACAACTACACACTGTCTGTGAATGGGAAGCCTAAGAAGCATGGAGGGAACTACAGTGAAGACTACCTGACAGATGTACTG acCAACATGTCTCTAGACTTCCTCCAGTATAAGTCTAACTACCGTCCGTTCTTCATGATGGTTTCGACCCCCGCCCCCCACGCCCCCTGGACCCCCGCCCCGCAGTACCAGGACCGCTTCCAGGACCTCAAGGCCCCTCGAGACCCCAACTTCAACGTCCATGGGAAG GACAAGCACTGGCTGATCAGACAGGCCAAGACTCCCATGACCAACTCCTCTATCGAGTTGCTGGACGAGGCCTACAGGAAACG GTGGCGTACTCTGCTGTCAGTGGATGACTTGGTGGAGAAGGTGGTgaagaggttagaggtcagaggggaACTGGACAACACTTACATCATCTTTACCTCAGACAACGGATACCACACAG GTCAGTTCTCTCTCCCCTTGGATAAGAGGCAGCTGTATGAGTCTGATATAAGAGTTCCTCTGCTGATCCGAGGGCCCAACATCAAGCCTAACCAGACCACCGGGCTGGCAGTCCAGAACGTTGACCTGGGTCCTACCATCCTGGACATGGCCGGTTACAACGTCAGCAAGACTGCCATGGACGGCATGTCCTTCCTGTCTGTACTG GAGGGATCTGTGAACAGCACTATGTGGAGAACAGACTTCCTGGTGGAGTATGAAGGGGAGGGGTCTAATGTGTCTGATCCCGCCTGCCCCCTGCTGGGTCCTGGGGTCTCCGTATGTttccctgactgtgtgtgtgaggactCCTTCAACAACACGTACGCCTGCGTTCGTACTGTCGCCCCTTCTGCCAACCTCCAGTACTGCGAGTTTGATGACAACGAG GTGTTTGTAGAGGTATATAACATTACAGTTGACCCCTACCAGCTCATTAACCTGGCTAAGACCATCGACCAGGAAGTCCTGGAGAAGATGAACCACAGACTGATGATGCTCCAGTCCTGTTCTGGACAGTCCTGTAGGACCCCTGGGGTCTACGATACACG ATATACGTTTGACCCTCACCTGATGTTCAGTAACAGGAGCCACCGGCGCAACAGGCTGAGACGGGCCtga